The following are from one region of the Chanos chanos chromosome 10, fChaCha1.1, whole genome shotgun sequence genome:
- the LOC115823425 gene encoding solute carrier family 22 member 7-like, producing the protein MKFEDLLSEINGFGRFQKTVLFITFVGRFTLPCHFLLNNYIAAIPSHHCDISSLDGDDGLFGNLSLEERLTVSVPVMESGKLSSCQMFSEPQFHLLVNSNSTGAPTVQCQNGWVYDNTTFTSTIATQWDLVCENRGLNKATTTIFFVGVMFGAMMFGSLSDRYGRKTTLLISYLTAMVFAMSSAFASSFIMFAVLRFFTGFSITGIVIVSSVLNVEWVDIERRKLVGVIDSLGWSFGYMLLPWIAYGVRDWRYLTIAVTSPLAIAIITWRWIPESARWLIASGQLDKAHYFLKQCASKNRREGVASKIKPETLSCIVMTEKVQRKYSYVDLVRTPKMRRLAALTGFTWYGVASTYYGISFNIAGFGLDLYLNQFLYGFIEFPAKICLYFLFDKMGRRRIQVGALLFAGLSLVINLFIPKDQWIVRTVVSVLGKGFSSASFTTAVLYSSELYPTVVRQNGMGYNSFMARLGVAIAPLILLLEDMSNTLPQVILGSIAVVAALLARLLPETQGRCLPETIEDIEGTGKTRNKDELSTDNKCKTSQKYVGNTG; encoded by the exons ATGAAGTTTGAGGATCTCCTCTCAGAAATTAATGGCTTTGGAAGATTCCAGAAGACAGTCCTTTTTATCACATTTGTTGGCCGTTTCACCTTGCCGTGTCATTTCCTGCTCAACAACTATATTGCTGCCATACCCTCTCACCACTGTGACATCAGCTCTCTGGACGGGGATGATGGCCTCTTTGGGAATCTGAGCCTGGAGGAGAGATTGACTGTTAGTGTTCCAGTAATGGAGAGTGGGAAACTTAGTTCTTGTCAGATGTTCTCAGAACCCCAATTTCACCTCCTGGTGAACTCCAACTCTACTGGAGCCCCTACAGTCCAGTGCCAGAATGGATGGGTTTATGACAACACTACCTTCACCAGTACAATAGCCACTCAG TGGGATCTGGTGTGTGAGAATAGGGGACTGAACAAAGCCACCACAACCATATTCTTTGTCGGGGTGATGTTTGGTGCCATGATGTTTGGCAGTTTAAGTGATAG gTACGGGCGTAAGACAACGTTGTTGATCTCATACTTGACCGCGATGGTATTTGCAATGTCCAGTGCTTTTGCCTCATCTTTTATCATGTTTGCTGTTCTGAGGTTCTTCACTGGCTTCAGTATCACAGGGATTGTCATTGTCTCCAGTGTCCTAa atgtggaGTGGGTGGATATTGAACGTAGGAAGCTGGTTGGTGTGATTGACAGTCTGGGATGGTCATTTGGATACATGCTATTGCCCTGGATTGCATATGGAGTGAGAGACTGGAGATATCTGACCATTGCTGTCACTAGCCCACTTGCTATTGCCATAATCACATGGAG GTGGATCCCAGAGTCAGCAAGGTGGCTGATAGCCAGCGGTCAGCTGGACAAAGCTCATTATTTCCTGAAGCAATGTGCTAGCAAGAACCGGAGAGAGGGGGTCGCCTCCAAGATCAAACCAGAG actcTCTCCTGTATTGTAATGACAGAGAAAGTCCAAAGGAAGTATTCGTATGTTGATTTGGTGAGAACCCCAAAGATGAGGAGGCTTGCAGCACTCACTGGCTTTACCTG gtaCGGTGTCGCCTCTACGTATTATGGTATCAGCTTTAACATTGCTGGTTTTGGATTAGACCTTTACCTGAATCAATTTTTGTACGGATTTATCGAGTTTCCGGCAAAAATTTGCCTCTATTTCTTGTTTGACAAAATGGGGCGTCGTCGAATACAGGTTGGGGCGCTGCTGTTTGCGGGGCTCAGTCTTGTCATTAACCTATTTATACCTAAAG ATCAGTGGATAGTACGTAcagttgtgtcagtgttgggGAAAGGTTTCTCGTCTGCCTCCTTCACCACAGCTGTGCTCTACAGCTCTGAGCTCTATCCCACTGTCGTCAG ACAGAATGGGATGGGCTATAACTCATTCATGGCCCGCTTGGGCGTGGCCATAGCCCCTCTGATTCTCCTGTTGGAGGATATGTCCAATACCTTGCCTCAGGTGATCCTGGGCTCCATTGCTGTGGTGGCTGCATTGCTTGCCCGTCTGCTGCCTGAGACACAGGGGAGGTGTCTGCCTGAGACCATTGAAGACATTGAGGGAACTGG GAAAACTAGGAACAAGGACGAGCTCAGTACAGACAACAAATGCAAGACTTCACAAAAGTATGTGGGAAACACAGGGTAA